The following are from one region of the Nicotiana tomentosiformis chromosome 7, ASM39032v3, whole genome shotgun sequence genome:
- the LOC138896246 gene encoding uncharacterized protein, whose product MKNTSRKIYKSIGEVTDSDGDADNSVVELSEGYKPPKFEILDGTGDPKVHLRTYCDKLVGMGKNEKIRMKLFMRSLTGDTLPWYISQNPKKWTNWVSMASDFIDRFRFNTEYAPDIFYIQNLKKKLTEIFREYVTRRRSEAAKVRPPLQEEQMNKLFVRAQNP is encoded by the exons ATGAAAAATACAAGTAGAAAAATTTACAAAAGTATCGGAGAGGTAACTGACAGTGATGGAGATGCCGACAATAGTG tggtagaactgtcggagggttacaaacctcctaagtttgagatACTTGATGGCACCGGTGATCCTAAGGTGCATTTGAGAACCtactgtgacaagcttgtaggaatGGGCAAGAATGAAAAAAtccgcatgaaactgttcatgcgaagTCTTACAGGAGATACTTTACCTTGGTATATTAGCCAGAATCCGAAGAAGTGGACGAACTGGGTGAGCATGGCCTCTGATTTCATagatagattcaggttcaacacagagtACGCGCCAGACATTTTCTATATCCAGAACCTCAAGAAAAAGCTAACAGAAATCTTCCGCGAGTATGTTACTCGTAGGAGATCAGAGGCCGCCAAGGTGAGGCCACCACttcaagaagaacaaatgaacaagttatTCGTCAGAGCTCAGAATCCATAG